In one Desulfoferula mesophila genomic region, the following are encoded:
- a CDS encoding DUF493 domain-containing protein, whose product MTECTSEIQRPTPAERREALSKLEEHHDFPCVYMFKAIGYNSGEFAQEVRQAAESVLGPIMGKDEVRSRPSSGDKYLAVTIDTQVESSAQVLDVYEALKGLEGLVMLA is encoded by the coding sequence ATGACCGAATGCACCTCCGAGATCCAGCGCCCCACCCCGGCCGAGCGCCGAGAGGCCCTCAGCAAGCTGGAAGAGCACCACGACTTCCCCTGCGTGTACATGTTCAAGGCGATCGGCTACAACTCCGGCGAATTCGCCCAGGAGGTGCGCCAGGCGGCCGAGTCGGTGCTGGGGCCCATAATGGGCAAGGACGAGGTGCGTTCGCGGCCCTCCTCCGGGGACAAGTACCTGGCGGTGACCATCGACACCCAGGTGGAGAGCTCGGCCCAGGTGCTGGACGTGTACGAGGCCCTGAAGGGTTTGGAGGGGCTGGTGATGCTGGCCTAG
- a CDS encoding 4Fe-4S dicluster domain-containing protein has product MAKGKIIIDREKCKGCKLCVSVCPKECIAISSGLNDKGYYPAEFSQGEDGDCCTACTLCALTCPDIAIEVYRA; this is encoded by the coding sequence ATGGCAAAAGGCAAAATCATTATTGACCGGGAAAAGTGCAAGGGCTGCAAGTTATGCGTCTCGGTCTGCCCCAAAGAGTGCATAGCCATCAGTTCCGGTCTCAACGACAAGGGCTATTACCCCGCCGAGTTCAGCCAGGGAGAGGACGGCGACTGCTGCACCGCGTGCACCCTTTGCGCCCTCACCTGCCCTGACATTGCCATTGAGGTGTACCGTGCCTAA
- a CDS encoding 3-methyl-2-oxobutanoate dehydrogenase subunit VorB yields the protein MPKQLMRGSHVLGEAAVRAGCRYYFGYPITPQNEVPEYMSGRLIQVGGTFVQAESELASINMVIGAAMAGARVMTTSSSPGISLMQEGLSYLAGLELPAVIANVVRGGPGLGNIAPAQSDYFQATRGGGHGDYRTIVLAPASCQELCDLTIKAFDLADKYRNPVMIMGDGMMGQMMEPVEFPEPIDPADLPVKDWTLTGAKGRPSRVILSLLLAPKVLEDHNFKLVRKYDAVVRNETDWEEYMLEDARQVVVAYGTAARIAKGAIKRVREMGLKVGLLRPKTLWPFPEKPLKELSRVVRQLLVFEMSAGQMVEDVKMAVEGQAQVHLYGRPGGVIPTPDEVAHQISHYYYQAGLMDRDQQGERLGGAA from the coding sequence GTGCCTAAGCAATTGATGCGAGGATCCCACGTATTGGGCGAGGCCGCCGTGCGGGCCGGTTGCCGCTATTACTTCGGCTATCCCATCACCCCCCAGAACGAAGTGCCCGAGTACATGTCCGGCCGCCTGATCCAGGTGGGGGGCACCTTCGTGCAGGCCGAGAGCGAGCTGGCCTCCATCAACATGGTCATCGGCGCGGCCATGGCCGGGGCTCGGGTTATGACCACCTCCTCCAGCCCGGGCATCAGCCTGATGCAGGAGGGGCTCAGCTATCTGGCGGGCCTGGAGCTGCCGGCGGTGATCGCCAACGTGGTGCGCGGCGGACCGGGCCTGGGCAACATCGCCCCGGCCCAGAGCGACTATTTTCAGGCTACCCGGGGCGGCGGCCACGGCGACTACCGCACCATCGTGCTGGCTCCGGCCTCTTGCCAGGAGCTGTGCGACCTGACCATCAAGGCCTTTGACCTGGCCGACAAATACCGCAACCCGGTGATGATCATGGGCGACGGCATGATGGGCCAGATGATGGAGCCGGTGGAGTTCCCCGAGCCCATCGACCCGGCCGACCTGCCGGTCAAGGACTGGACCCTCACCGGGGCCAAGGGGCGGCCCAGCCGGGTGATCCTTTCGCTCCTGCTGGCCCCCAAGGTGCTGGAGGACCACAACTTCAAGCTGGTGCGCAAATACGACGCGGTGGTGCGCAACGAGACCGACTGGGAAGAGTACATGCTCGAAGACGCCCGCCAGGTGGTGGTGGCCTACGGCACCGCGGCGCGCATCGCCAAGGGGGCCATCAAGCGGGTGCGCGAGATGGGCCTCAAGGTGGGGCTGCTCAGGCCCAAGACGCTCTGGCCCTTTCCGGAGAAGCCCCTTAAGGAGCTCAGCCGGGTGGTGCGCCAGTTGTTGGTGTTCGAGATGAGCGCCGGGCAGATGGTGGAGGACGTGAAGATGGCCGTGGAGGGCCAGGCCCAGGTGCACCTCTACGGACGCCCCGGCGGGGTGATCCCCACCCCGGACGAGGTGGCCCACCAGATAAGCCACTACTACTATCAAGCCGGGCTGATGGACAGAGATCAGCAGGGCGAGCGGCTGGGAGGCGCGGCATGA
- a CDS encoding thiamine pyrophosphate-dependent enzyme — MKKIFEAPKSLKENLFHYCPGCGHSIIHRLVAEVIDELGIQERTIGVPPAGCAVLAYNYFDVDTGEAPHGRALAVATGLKRVLKDHVVFTYQGDGDIAAIGTAESIHAANRGEKVTAIFVNNGTYGMTGGQMAPTTLPGMGSTTTPGGRDVVRDGQPLDLTQMLGQAKGSVFLERVSVATPKHIRRAKKAIKKAFQVQLDGLGFALVEVLSPCPTNWKMDPVAAYEWTDKEMTKIFPLGVIKDITGYDKD; from the coding sequence ATGAAAAAGATATTCGAAGCGCCCAAGAGCCTCAAGGAAAACCTGTTCCACTATTGCCCCGGCTGCGGACACAGCATCATCCACCGCCTGGTGGCCGAGGTGATCGACGAGCTGGGCATCCAGGAGCGCACCATCGGGGTTCCCCCGGCGGGCTGCGCGGTGCTGGCCTACAACTACTTCGACGTGGACACCGGCGAAGCGCCCCACGGCAGGGCCCTGGCCGTGGCCACCGGCCTCAAGCGGGTGCTCAAAGACCACGTGGTCTTCACCTACCAGGGCGACGGCGACATCGCGGCCATCGGCACCGCCGAGAGCATCCACGCCGCCAACCGGGGCGAGAAGGTAACGGCCATCTTCGTCAACAACGGCACCTACGGCATGACCGGCGGCCAGATGGCCCCCACCACCCTGCCCGGCATGGGCTCCACCACCACCCCCGGCGGCCGGGACGTGGTGCGCGACGGCCAGCCCCTGGACCTCACCCAGATGCTGGGCCAGGCCAAGGGCAGCGTGTTTTTGGAGCGGGTGAGCGTGGCCACCCCCAAGCACATCCGCCGGGCCAAGAAGGCCATCAAAAAGGCCTTCCAGGTGCAGTTGGACGGCCTGGGCTTCGCCCTGGTGGAGGTGCTCTCCCCCTGCCCCACCAACTGGAAGATGGACCCGGTGGCCGCCTATGAGTGGACCGACAAGGAGATGACCAAGATCTTCCCCCTGGGGGTGATCAAGGACATCACCGGATACGACAAGGATTAG
- a CDS encoding 2-oxoacid:acceptor oxidoreductase family protein: MTNKMIFAGFGGQGVLLMGYLTALTAMRQGKNVTYLPAYGAEVRGGTANCTVVVSDEEIASPVASNPDYVIVMNNPSLVRFANMIAPGGILLINSSLVHGEIKRDDVTVVPVALNELAHELGEDRSANVIMVGALAQATGVLTIDALKEALAETGLGKKPKVLELNRRALEVGADAARQALAKEKSA, translated from the coding sequence ATGACCAATAAAATGATCTTTGCGGGGTTCGGCGGCCAAGGCGTGTTGCTCATGGGCTACCTCACCGCGCTCACCGCCATGCGTCAGGGCAAGAACGTGACCTATTTGCCCGCCTACGGCGCCGAGGTGCGCGGCGGCACCGCCAACTGCACCGTGGTGGTCAGCGACGAGGAGATCGCCTCGCCGGTGGCCAGCAACCCGGATTATGTTATCGTGATGAACAACCCCAGCCTGGTGCGTTTCGCCAACATGATCGCGCCCGGGGGCATCCTGCTCATCAACTCCTCGCTGGTGCACGGCGAGATCAAGCGCGACGACGTCACCGTGGTGCCGGTCGCCCTGAACGAGTTGGCCCACGAGCTGGGCGAGGATCGCTCGGCCAACGTGATCATGGTGGGGGCCCTGGCCCAAGCCACCGGCGTGTTGACCATCGATGCCCTGAAAGAGGCCCTGGCCGAGACCGGCCTGGGCAAGAAACCCAAGGTGCTGGAACTAAACCGGCGCGCCCTGGAAGTGGGAGCCGATGCCGCCCGCCAGGCGCTGGCCAAGGAGAAGAGCGCATGA
- a CDS encoding ACT domain-containing protein, with translation MTVKQLTITMPNQPGQLASVSEMLGDAGVNVLGLFVSTSTSSGDGIMRFVVDNPEKGVNVLTGQGLDVKQEDVVAAETPHHAGGLLAVLNPLKRAQVNVDYIYPCIQTGEATILILGVGDQTKEAIECLKKDWIRLYGSELYNM, from the coding sequence ATGACCGTCAAGCAGCTCACCATAACCATGCCCAACCAACCGGGCCAGCTGGCCTCGGTCAGCGAGATGCTCGGAGACGCCGGAGTCAACGTCTTGGGGCTGTTCGTGTCCACCTCAACCTCCAGTGGTGACGGCATAATGCGTTTTGTGGTGGACAATCCGGAAAAAGGGGTTAATGTTCTAACAGGACAAGGGCTTGATGTGAAGCAAGAGGATGTGGTGGCAGCTGAAACGCCGCACCACGCCGGGGGTCTCCTGGCAGTGCTCAATCCTCTCAAGCGGGCTCAAGTTAACGTGGATTACATCTACCCTTGCATCCAAACCGGCGAAGCGACGATCTTGATCCTCGGCGTCGGTGATCAGACCAAAGAGGCAATTGAATGTCTTAAAAAAGACTGGATTCGTCTCTACGGTTCTGAACTCTACAACATGTAA